The following proteins come from a genomic window of Nicotiana tomentosiformis chromosome 12, ASM39032v3, whole genome shotgun sequence:
- the LOC138903235 gene encoding uncharacterized protein, which produces MLLTTCILETGGVSFTTFQFSRVAIRLWEAYERHKPVGALQLTWQEFSILFLEKFVPQSCRKELHKQFEQLREDGMSMTQYEMKFSELARHAVSLVPTDRERINRFIDGLTYQLQFLMTREIVFGATFDDVVDIAWHIEVVYSQECGEREAKRPRGSDGSGGVPSGGQSYHSRGRPYRHTQTGCPVHGGALSNHGSYRSHQELSSLSALPVQSMPHAPLVQGLSVPGSSGSYSGSRGPPQNFPQFFEMVCYECGEMGHAR; this is translated from the coding sequence aTGCTTCTGACAACATGTATTTTGGAGACcggtggggtctcgttcactacttttcagttttctagggttGCCATCAGattgtgggaggcttatgagaggcacaaGCCGGTCGGTGCATTAcaacttacatggcaggagttctccattctctttttggagaagtttgtgccgcagtcttGCAGAAAGGAGCTGCACAAACAATTTGAGCAGTTACGTGAGGATGGCATGTCTATGACACAGTACGAGATGaaattttctgagttggctcgtcatgcagtttcattggttcccactgatagggaaaggattaataggttcattgatggcctcacataccaGTTACAGTTTCTTATGACAAGGGAGATTGTATTCGGTGCCACTTTTGATGATGTGGTTGACATTGCTTGGCATATAGAGGTGGTTTATAGCCAGGAAtgtggtgagagggaggccaagaggcctcgaggttcagACGGTTCTGGTGGGGTGCCTTCTGGagggcagtcctaccacagcaggggtcgcCCTTACAGGCACACTCAAACGGGTTGTCCAGTTCATGGTGGTGCATTATCCAACCATGGTTCATATAGATCTCATCAGGAAttgtcatctctcagtgccctgccAGTCCAGAGTATGCCTCATGCACCATTAGTTCAGGGTTtatctgtaccaggttcttctggtagttattctggctCTCGAGGTCCGCCTCAAAACTTCCCACAATTTTTTGAGATGGtttgctatgagtgtggggagaTGGGTCATGCTAGGTAA